One stretch of Armigeres subalbatus isolate Guangzhou_Male chromosome 2, GZ_Asu_2, whole genome shotgun sequence DNA includes these proteins:
- the LOC134218508 gene encoding unconventional myosin-Va isoform X1 — protein MSSTELYVKDARVWIPHTENVWQGAVVLCDYKEGDRTLELITDRKEKHTVQLKSPSDFPHLRNPAILIGQNDLTALSYLHEPDVLYNLEVRFCDRHNIYTYCGIVLVAINPYAELPLYGADLIRAYRGHSMGELEPHIFAVAEEAYAKLEREKCDISIIVSGESGAGKTVSAKYAMRYFAAVGGSESETQIEKKVLASSPIMEAIGNAKTTRNDNSSRFGKFTKLLFTNNLSMMSLTGGTMQTYLLEKSRVVFQAPGERNYHIFYQLCAARQQWPELMLDHQDKFHFLNQGRSPDIARVSDEDQFRETINAFKILGFDDGEINGIMKVLAAVLHLGNVEFTHKYKKQSQEVDQEACSVASDDLHVNIFSDILKLDRDELRKWLITRQIESINESVLIPQSKAQSEAARDALAKHIYAEMFQYIVQKINRNLAGGKKQNCFIGVLDIYGFETFDVNSFEQFCINYANEKLQQQFNQHVFKLEQEQYLKEGIEWKMIDFYDNQPCIDLIEAKLGILDLLDEECRMPRGSDESWVGKLLEKCGKYKHFDKPRFGTSAFLIKHFSDTVQYESHGFLEKNRDTVSKELVNVLRLSSMKLCHKLMTAAEESPQPDAGDTGKSGVKLVISAAKSQVVDKKRKPMTQKQQRKTVGSQFRESLTLLITTLHNTTPHYVRCIKPNDDKAAFRWEAPKIVQQLRACGVLETVRISAAGFPSRWTYEDFYDRYRLLCKRVQIVDWNVKATCGNIVRNWLTDTDKYRLGNTQIFFRAGQVAYLEQLRSDLRKKHIIKVQSLIRRFICRNKYLRLKRTALGLQRHARGMLARKRADDLRKNRAAITIQRYVRGWLQRTKYQRIRRTVRGLQTYIRGMLARRKFKLLLDNYKATQIQRFCRGYLARQRTKQRLAGIIKCQATIRRFLARRMFKRMKAEARTISHIQKMYKGLENKIIELQQRYDQISKENSALKKQNADIPEMRQKMVAMKRQENDLKALKLQLEQKDEKLLVVIKQLENERDEKMILLEEKQKEEEDRIKERAAMEQDLTKMREQVNEINDVTKLERDRLLSQADSKEIHVAYQRMVVDKHQLENENSNLRNEVRRLQHIISNSHELKTHSRSVSNASSTNEEDYGYNSGKNTLEIRRSPQSCEGEINNNLKRNNSNVSTSGPSVVLSPILGRLPSVVAPVSNGPVSIGSPPVSMGNVSSQSSISEVPLRTLPKDNSLDFERLLNKTPLESFSLLQDHSTPNTTESPEKDQTAIILKMRKLFEEEKSKSDQLRKEIARFRKSASFSTEDSIRASELEVEIEKLRQDYNLLRNSIKRGVEDRELEAQHIALQQELQRRRDECISLKAVLAQQSHSLRTLGQSQVNPNGDSSLRIHDDTELMEAFQAQKLVNRQLESELRAMMDASNETLIENSKVIEALRKEVQELQTIMQDGLDNVNDDNLETLRKSDQYLRHELRKSTAAYVELQEQMNELLARNHELSKKITILSNRLRDNGLNDSILMNEEFQSMVIVKKKTQSYQAILKYRHEDENKIIQRLVTDLKPRTAVTLMPSLPAYVVFMCIRYTDSVNTDDHVRSLLTRFLQTIKRLYKLPNVVEVRVMWLVNTLTLHHLLKQFGGYADYMKYNTEEQNQQQLKNFDLSEYRQVIYELIILMHGVLLRQVQESIKKFIVPAILDHDETARGKNRGRTMSLDTSPEQSREPKSLVQQLDIFYKHLISFGMESQYIEQICKQLMYYICAVAVNNLMLRGDLCMWKTGMKIRYNVGCLEGWVEKTYMDREVIKPLDPLIQISRILQARKSEEDVSTLLELSTCLTTAQILKIIKSYTADDCEQEIKPVFIEKLAKQLNESQERSSQNETDTYMMDEEIVSPLVVVYKYSEVNLKEIDIPQELNLEGLVTKI, from the exons GACGCTCGCGTCTGGATCCCACACACAGAAAATGTCTGGCAGGGTGCGGTGGTGCTTTGCGATTACAAAGAAGGCGACAGAACGTTGGAGCTGATCACAGACCGTAAGGAGAAGCACACGGTGCAGCTCAAATCACCCAGCGATTTTCCCCATCTGCgtaacccagccatcctcatcGGACAGAATGATCTCACGGCGCTGTCCTATCTGCACGAACCGGATGTCCTGTACAATCTGGAAGTTCGCTTCTGCGATCGTCATAACATCTATACCTACTGCGGTATCGTCCTGGTGGCGATCAACCCGTATGCGGAACTCCCGCTTTACGGGGCGGATCTCATACGGGCCTATCGGGGACACTCGATGGGCGAACTGGAACCACATATATTTGCCGTGGCGGAAGAAGCTTACGCTAAGCTCGAGCGAGAAAAGTGTGATATTAGTATTATTGTTAGTGGTGAGTCTGGGGCGGGAAAGACCGTATCGGCTAAGTATGCTATGCGATACTTTGCCGCGGTCGGCGGTAGTGAATCGGAAACGCAAATCGAGAAGAAAGTGTTGGCTAGCAGTCCGATCATGGAAGCGATTGGGAATGCAAAAACTACGCGGAATGACAACAGCTCTCGGTTCGGAAAGTTTACCAAATTGTTGTTTACGAACAACCTCTCGATGATGTCGCTAACCGGTGGGACGATGCAAACGTATCTACTAGAAAAGTCGCGAGTTGTGTTTCAGGCTCCTGGTGAGCGAAACTATCACATATTCTATCAGTTGTGCGCGGCGCGGCAGCAGTGGCCCGAACTGATGCTGGATCATCAGGATAAGTTCCACTTTTTGAATCAGGGTCGGTCGCCGGATATTGCGCGAGTGTCAGATGAGGATCAGTTCCGGGAAACGATAAATGCGTTCAAAATATTAGGGTTCGATGATGGGGAGATCAACGGTATCATGAAAGTGTTAGCTGCAGTACTGCATTTAGGTAACGTCGAGTTTACGCATAAATACAAGAAACAATCGCAGGAAGTGGACCAGGAGGCGTGCAGCGTGGCG TCCGACGATCTGCACGTGAATATATTCAGCGACATCCTAAAGCTGGACAGGGACGAACTGCGAAAATGGCTCATCACCCGTCAAATCGAGTCCATCAACGAATCCGTGTTGATTCCTCAGAGTAAGGCCCAGTCCGAAGCAGCCCGAGATGCTCTTGCCAAACACATCTACGCGGAGATGTTTCAGTACATCGTTCAAAAAATCAACCGTAATCTGGCGGGTGGTAAAAAGCAGAACTGCTTTATCG GCGTACTGGACATCTATGGTTTCGAAACGTTCGACGTGAACTCGTTCGAACAGTTCTGCATAAATTACGCAAACGAGAAGCTACAGCAGCAGTTCAATCAGCATGTCTTCAAGCTAGAACAGGAACAGTACCTGAAAGAGGGAATCGAGTGGAAGATGATCGATTTCTATGACAATCAACCGTGTATCGATCTGATCGAGGCCAAGCTGGGCATCCTGGACCTGCTAGACGAGGAATGCCGGATGCCTCGGGGGTCTGACGAGTCCTGGGTGGGGAAACTACTGGAGAAGTGCGGCAAATACAAGCACTTCGACAAGCCTCGGTTTGGGACGAGTGCATTTTTGATAAAGCATTTTTCGGACACGGTCCAGTACGAATCGCATGGGTTTCTGGAGAAGAATCGGGACACAGTCTCGAAGGAGCTAGTGAATGTGCTGCGGCTGTCGAGTATGAAGTTGTGCCATAAGCTGATGACCGCGGCGGAAGAATCGCCACAACCGGATGCTGGAGATACGGGGAAGTCCGGCGTGAAGCTGGTGATAAGTGCCGCCAAGAGTCAG GTAGTTGATAAGAAACGAAAG CCAATGACCCAGAAGCAACAGAGGAAAACAGTCGGTTCGCAATTCCGGGAGAGTTTGACGCTACTTATTACAACACTTCACAACACGACGCCACATTACGTCCGATGTATTAAG CCAAACGATGATAAGGCCGCTTTTCGATGGGAAGCTCCAAAAATCGTGCAACAGCTGAGGGCGTGCGGGGTTCTCGAAACAGTTCGCATTTCGGCGGCCGGTTTCCCATCCCGGTGGACGTACGAGGATTTCTACGACCGCTATCGGTTGCTCTGCAAACGCGTCCAAATCGTAGACTGGAACGTTAAGGCCACGTGTGGCAACATTGTACGCAACTGGCTGACCGACACGGACAAATATCGACTAGGCAACACGCAAATCTTCTTCCGTGCCGGTCAGGTCGCTTATCTGGAACAGTTGCGTAGCGATCTGCGCAAGAAGCACATCATCAAGGTACAGTCGCTGATAAGAAGATTTATTTGTCGGAACAAATATCTCCGACTGAAGCGCACTGCACTGGGGTTGCAGCGACACGCCAGAGGCATGTTGGCTAGAAA GAGGGCGGATGATCTTCGAAAGAATCGAGCGGCTATCACTATCCAACGCTATGTTCGCGGCTGGTTGCAGCGCACTAAGTATCAACGAATCCGTAGAACGGTACGTGGACTGCAGACCTATATTCGTGGAATGCTAGCACGGCGGAAGTTCAAGCTGTTGCTGGACAACTACAAGGCTACTCAGATTCAGCGATTCTGCCGAGGATATTTGGCACGCCAACGAACCAAACAGCGGCTGGCTGGTATAATCAAGTGCCAAGCAACGATACGCCGATTCTTGGCTCGTCGTATGTTCAAACGCATGAAGGCAGAAGCCCGTACTATATCCCACATTCAAAAAATGTACAAAGGTCTGGAAAATAAGATTATCGAACTTCAACAACGTTACGATCAGATTTCGAAGGAGAATTCCGCTTTGAAGAAGCAGAATGCCGACATACCGGAAATGCGTCAGAAAATGGTTGCTATGAAGCGACAAGAAAACGACCTGAAGGCGTTGAAACTACAGTTGGAACAAAAGGACGAAAAGCTACTTGTGGTGATCAAACAGTTGGAGAACGAACGCGATGAGAAGATGATCTTGCTGGAAGAGAAacagaaggaagaggaagaccGAATAAAAGAACGGGCGGCTATGGAACAAGACCTCACTAAAATGCGTGAGCAGGTCAATGAGATCAACGACGTCACGAAACTGGAACGAGATCGACTGCTTTCGCAAGCTGACTCCAAAGAGATTCATGTGGCTTATCAACGGATGGTCGTAGATAAGCATCAGCTAGAAAACGAGAACAGTAATTTGCGGAACGAAGTACGTCGGTTACAGCACATCATCAGCAATTCGCACGAGCTGAAAACCCACTCCCGGTCGGTGAGCAACGCCTCCAGTACCAACGAAGAAGACTATGGTTACAATTCGGGTAAAAATACGCTGGAGATTCGACGATCGCCACAATCATGCGAAGGTGAAATTAATAACAATTTGAAACGAAATAACAGCAATGTTAGTACGAGTGGTCCCAGTGTCGTGCTTTCTCCCATATTAGGAAGGTTACCTTCGGTAGTTGCCCCAGTTAGCAACGGTCCTGTATCCATTGGTAGTCCGCCCGTATCAATGGGTAATGTTTCTAGTCAAAGTAGTATAAGTGAGGTGCCTCTACGAACGCTTCCAAAAGATAATTCGCTAGACTTCGAGCGGTTGTTAAATAAGACTCCATTGGAGTCGTTCAGTCTGCTGCAAG ATCATTCTACACCCAACACAACGGAATCACCGGAAAAAGATCAAACAGCCATAATCCTAAAGATGCGTAAGCTCTTCGAGGAAGAGAAATCCAAAAGCGATCAACTTCGCAAAGAGATTGCTCGATTCCGCAAGAGTGCGTCCTTCAGCACGGAGGACTCAATCCGCGCCTCGGAACTGGAGGTGGAAATTGAAAAACTACGCCAAGACTACAACCTGCTGAGAAACAGCATCAAACGCGGTGTCGAAGACCGTGAACTAGAGGCACAACATATCGCCCTGCAGCAGGAGCTGCAACGGCGACGAGACGAGTGTATTTCGCTGAAGGCCGTCCTGGCACAGCAGAGCCATTCGTTGAGGACACTGGGACAGTCGCAAGTCAATCCGAATGGCGACTCGAGCTTACGGATTCACGATGATACCGAGCTTATGGAAGCATTCCAAGCGCAGAAGCTGGTAAACAGGCAGCTGGAATCGGAACTACGTGCGATGATGGATGCAAGCAATGAAACCCTGATCGAGAACAGTAAGGTAATTGAAGCACTCCGAAAGGAGGTTCAAGAATTGCAGACGATCATGCAAGACGGACTCGATAACGTGAATGACGATAATCTGGAAACATTACGGAAAAGTGATCAGTACTTGAGGCATGAGCTGAGAAAATCTACAGCTGCTTACGTGGAATTGCAGGAACAGATGAACGAATTGCTGGCAAGGAACCATGAACTTTCGAAGAAGATCACCATTCTATCGAATCGGTTACGAGATAATGGACTGAACGATTCTATCTTAATGAACGAAGAGTTCCAGTCGATGGTTATTGTAAAGAAGAAAACACAGTCGTATCAAGCCATACTGAAATATCGGCACGAGGATGAGAACAAGATCATTCAACGATTAGTGACGGACTTAAAACCAAGAACTGCTGTGACGTTGATGCCAAGTTTGCCGGCCTATGTGGTGTTCATGTGCATAAGATACACCGATTCGGTTAATACGGATGATCACGTGCGATCTCTACTGACGAGGTTTTTGCAGACAATCAAACGGTTGTACAAGCTGCCCAACGTTGTCGAAGTTCGAGTCATGTGGCTAGTCAATACCCTCAC CCTTCACCATCTGCTGAAACAATTCGGTGGCTATGCGGATTACATGAAGTACAACACCGAGGAGCAGAATCAGCAGCAGCTGAAGAACTTCGACCTGTCCGAGTACCGGCAAGTGATCTACGAGTTGATCATCCTGATGCATGGCGTTCTGCTGCGACAGGTACAGGAATCGATCAAGAAGTTTATCGTACCTGCCATCCTGGACCACGATGAAACGGCCCGGGGCAAGAATCGAGGTCGGACGATGTCGCTGGATACGTCGCCGGAGCAGAGTCGGGAACCGAAGTCTTTGGTACAGCAGTTGGACATTTTCTACAAACATTTGATCAGTTTCGGCATGGAGAGTCAGTACATCGAGCAGATTTGCAAACAG
- the LOC134218508 gene encoding unconventional myosin-Va isoform X3, with protein MSSTELYVKDARVWIPHTENVWQGAVVLCDYKEGDRTLELITDRKEKHTVQLKSPSDFPHLRNPAILIGQNDLTALSYLHEPDVLYNLEVRFCDRHNIYTYCGIVLVAINPYAELPLYGADLIRAYRGHSMGELEPHIFAVAEEAYAKLEREKCDISIIVSGESGAGKTVSAKYAMRYFAAVGGSESETQIEKKVLASSPIMEAIGNAKTTRNDNSSRFGKFTKLLFTNNLSMMSLTGGTMQTYLLEKSRVVFQAPGERNYHIFYQLCAARQQWPELMLDHQDKFHFLNQGRSPDIARVSDEDQFRETINAFKILGFDDGEINGIMKVLAAVLHLGNVEFTHKYKKQSQEVDQEACSVASDDLHVNIFSDILKLDRDELRKWLITRQIESINESVLIPQSKAQSEAARDALAKHIYAEMFQYIVQKINRNLAGGKKQNCFIGVLDIYGFETFDVNSFEQFCINYANEKLQQQFNQHVFKLEQEQYLKEGIEWKMIDFYDNQPCIDLIEAKLGILDLLDEECRMPRGSDESWVGKLLEKCGKYKHFDKPRFGTSAFLIKHFSDTVQYESHGFLEKNRDTVSKELVNVLRLSSMKLCHKLMTAAEESPQPDAGDTGKSGVKLVISAAKSQVVDKKRKPMTQKQQRKTVGSQFRESLTLLITTLHNTTPHYVRCIKPNDDKAAFRWEAPKIVQQLRACGVLETVRISAAGFPSRWTYEDFYDRYRLLCKRVQIVDWNVKATCGNIVRNWLTDTDKYRLGNTQIFFRAGQVAYLEQLRSDLRKKHIIKVQSLIRRFICRNKYLRLKRTALGLQRHARGMLARKRADDLRKNRAAITIQRYVRGWLQRTKYQRIRRTVRGLQTYIRGMLARRKFKLLLDNYKATQIQRFCRGYLARQRTKQRLAGIIKCQATIRRFLARRMFKRMKAEARTISHIQKMYKGLENKIIELQQRYDQISKENSALKKQNADIPEMRQKMVAMKRQENDLKALKLQLEQKDEKLLVVIKQLENERDEKMILLEEKQKEEEDRIKERAAMEQDLTKMREQVNEINDVTKLERDRLLSQADSKEIHVAYQRMVVDKHQLENENSNLRNEVRRLQHIISNSHELKTHSRSVSNASSTNEEDYGYNSGKNTLEIRRSPQSCEDHSTPNTTESPEKDQTAIILKMRKLFEEEKSKSDQLRKEIARFRKSASFSTEDSIRASELEVEIEKLRQDYNLLRNSIKRGVEDRELEAQHIALQQELQRRRDECISLKAVLAQQSHSLRTLGQSQVNPNGDSSLRIHDDTELMEAFQAQKLVNRQLESELRAMMDASNETLIENSKVIEALRKEVQELQTIMQDGLDNVNDDNLETLRKSDQYLRHELRKSTAAYVELQEQMNELLARNHELSKKITILSNRLRDNGLNDSILMNEEFQSMVIVKKKTQSYQAILKYRHEDENKIIQRLVTDLKPRTAVTLMPSLPAYVVFMCIRYTDSVNTDDHVRSLLTRFLQTIKRLYKLPNVVEVRVMWLVNTLTLHHLLKQFGGYADYMKYNTEEQNQQQLKNFDLSEYRQVIYELIILMHGVLLRQVQESIKKFIVPAILDHDETARGKNRGRTMSLDTSPEQSREPKSLVQQLDIFYKHLISFGMESQYIEQICKQLMYYICAVAVNNLMLRGDLCMWKTGMKIRYNVGCLEGWVEKTYMDREVIKPLDPLIQISRILQARKSEEDVSTLLELSTCLTTAQILKIIKSYTADDCEQEIKPVFIEKLAKQLNESQERSSQNETDTYMMDEEIVSPLVVVYKYSEVNLKEIDIPQELNLEGLVTKI; from the exons GACGCTCGCGTCTGGATCCCACACACAGAAAATGTCTGGCAGGGTGCGGTGGTGCTTTGCGATTACAAAGAAGGCGACAGAACGTTGGAGCTGATCACAGACCGTAAGGAGAAGCACACGGTGCAGCTCAAATCACCCAGCGATTTTCCCCATCTGCgtaacccagccatcctcatcGGACAGAATGATCTCACGGCGCTGTCCTATCTGCACGAACCGGATGTCCTGTACAATCTGGAAGTTCGCTTCTGCGATCGTCATAACATCTATACCTACTGCGGTATCGTCCTGGTGGCGATCAACCCGTATGCGGAACTCCCGCTTTACGGGGCGGATCTCATACGGGCCTATCGGGGACACTCGATGGGCGAACTGGAACCACATATATTTGCCGTGGCGGAAGAAGCTTACGCTAAGCTCGAGCGAGAAAAGTGTGATATTAGTATTATTGTTAGTGGTGAGTCTGGGGCGGGAAAGACCGTATCGGCTAAGTATGCTATGCGATACTTTGCCGCGGTCGGCGGTAGTGAATCGGAAACGCAAATCGAGAAGAAAGTGTTGGCTAGCAGTCCGATCATGGAAGCGATTGGGAATGCAAAAACTACGCGGAATGACAACAGCTCTCGGTTCGGAAAGTTTACCAAATTGTTGTTTACGAACAACCTCTCGATGATGTCGCTAACCGGTGGGACGATGCAAACGTATCTACTAGAAAAGTCGCGAGTTGTGTTTCAGGCTCCTGGTGAGCGAAACTATCACATATTCTATCAGTTGTGCGCGGCGCGGCAGCAGTGGCCCGAACTGATGCTGGATCATCAGGATAAGTTCCACTTTTTGAATCAGGGTCGGTCGCCGGATATTGCGCGAGTGTCAGATGAGGATCAGTTCCGGGAAACGATAAATGCGTTCAAAATATTAGGGTTCGATGATGGGGAGATCAACGGTATCATGAAAGTGTTAGCTGCAGTACTGCATTTAGGTAACGTCGAGTTTACGCATAAATACAAGAAACAATCGCAGGAAGTGGACCAGGAGGCGTGCAGCGTGGCG TCCGACGATCTGCACGTGAATATATTCAGCGACATCCTAAAGCTGGACAGGGACGAACTGCGAAAATGGCTCATCACCCGTCAAATCGAGTCCATCAACGAATCCGTGTTGATTCCTCAGAGTAAGGCCCAGTCCGAAGCAGCCCGAGATGCTCTTGCCAAACACATCTACGCGGAGATGTTTCAGTACATCGTTCAAAAAATCAACCGTAATCTGGCGGGTGGTAAAAAGCAGAACTGCTTTATCG GCGTACTGGACATCTATGGTTTCGAAACGTTCGACGTGAACTCGTTCGAACAGTTCTGCATAAATTACGCAAACGAGAAGCTACAGCAGCAGTTCAATCAGCATGTCTTCAAGCTAGAACAGGAACAGTACCTGAAAGAGGGAATCGAGTGGAAGATGATCGATTTCTATGACAATCAACCGTGTATCGATCTGATCGAGGCCAAGCTGGGCATCCTGGACCTGCTAGACGAGGAATGCCGGATGCCTCGGGGGTCTGACGAGTCCTGGGTGGGGAAACTACTGGAGAAGTGCGGCAAATACAAGCACTTCGACAAGCCTCGGTTTGGGACGAGTGCATTTTTGATAAAGCATTTTTCGGACACGGTCCAGTACGAATCGCATGGGTTTCTGGAGAAGAATCGGGACACAGTCTCGAAGGAGCTAGTGAATGTGCTGCGGCTGTCGAGTATGAAGTTGTGCCATAAGCTGATGACCGCGGCGGAAGAATCGCCACAACCGGATGCTGGAGATACGGGGAAGTCCGGCGTGAAGCTGGTGATAAGTGCCGCCAAGAGTCAG GTAGTTGATAAGAAACGAAAG CCAATGACCCAGAAGCAACAGAGGAAAACAGTCGGTTCGCAATTCCGGGAGAGTTTGACGCTACTTATTACAACACTTCACAACACGACGCCACATTACGTCCGATGTATTAAG CCAAACGATGATAAGGCCGCTTTTCGATGGGAAGCTCCAAAAATCGTGCAACAGCTGAGGGCGTGCGGGGTTCTCGAAACAGTTCGCATTTCGGCGGCCGGTTTCCCATCCCGGTGGACGTACGAGGATTTCTACGACCGCTATCGGTTGCTCTGCAAACGCGTCCAAATCGTAGACTGGAACGTTAAGGCCACGTGTGGCAACATTGTACGCAACTGGCTGACCGACACGGACAAATATCGACTAGGCAACACGCAAATCTTCTTCCGTGCCGGTCAGGTCGCTTATCTGGAACAGTTGCGTAGCGATCTGCGCAAGAAGCACATCATCAAGGTACAGTCGCTGATAAGAAGATTTATTTGTCGGAACAAATATCTCCGACTGAAGCGCACTGCACTGGGGTTGCAGCGACACGCCAGAGGCATGTTGGCTAGAAA GAGGGCGGATGATCTTCGAAAGAATCGAGCGGCTATCACTATCCAACGCTATGTTCGCGGCTGGTTGCAGCGCACTAAGTATCAACGAATCCGTAGAACGGTACGTGGACTGCAGACCTATATTCGTGGAATGCTAGCACGGCGGAAGTTCAAGCTGTTGCTGGACAACTACAAGGCTACTCAGATTCAGCGATTCTGCCGAGGATATTTGGCACGCCAACGAACCAAACAGCGGCTGGCTGGTATAATCAAGTGCCAAGCAACGATACGCCGATTCTTGGCTCGTCGTATGTTCAAACGCATGAAGGCAGAAGCCCGTACTATATCCCACATTCAAAAAATGTACAAAGGTCTGGAAAATAAGATTATCGAACTTCAACAACGTTACGATCAGATTTCGAAGGAGAATTCCGCTTTGAAGAAGCAGAATGCCGACATACCGGAAATGCGTCAGAAAATGGTTGCTATGAAGCGACAAGAAAACGACCTGAAGGCGTTGAAACTACAGTTGGAACAAAAGGACGAAAAGCTACTTGTGGTGATCAAACAGTTGGAGAACGAACGCGATGAGAAGATGATCTTGCTGGAAGAGAAacagaaggaagaggaagaccGAATAAAAGAACGGGCGGCTATGGAACAAGACCTCACTAAAATGCGTGAGCAGGTCAATGAGATCAACGACGTCACGAAACTGGAACGAGATCGACTGCTTTCGCAAGCTGACTCCAAAGAGATTCATGTGGCTTATCAACGGATGGTCGTAGATAAGCATCAGCTAGAAAACGAGAACAGTAATTTGCGGAACGAAGTACGTCGGTTACAGCACATCATCAGCAATTCGCACGAGCTGAAAACCCACTCCCGGTCGGTGAGCAACGCCTCCAGTACCAACGAAGAAGACTATGGTTACAATTCGGGTAAAAATACGCTGGAGATTCGACGATCGCCACAATCATGCGAAG ATCATTCTACACCCAACACAACGGAATCACCGGAAAAAGATCAAACAGCCATAATCCTAAAGATGCGTAAGCTCTTCGAGGAAGAGAAATCCAAAAGCGATCAACTTCGCAAAGAGATTGCTCGATTCCGCAAGAGTGCGTCCTTCAGCACGGAGGACTCAATCCGCGCCTCGGAACTGGAGGTGGAAATTGAAAAACTACGCCAAGACTACAACCTGCTGAGAAACAGCATCAAACGCGGTGTCGAAGACCGTGAACTAGAGGCACAACATATCGCCCTGCAGCAGGAGCTGCAACGGCGACGAGACGAGTGTATTTCGCTGAAGGCCGTCCTGGCACAGCAGAGCCATTCGTTGAGGACACTGGGACAGTCGCAAGTCAATCCGAATGGCGACTCGAGCTTACGGATTCACGATGATACCGAGCTTATGGAAGCATTCCAAGCGCAGAAGCTGGTAAACAGGCAGCTGGAATCGGAACTACGTGCGATGATGGATGCAAGCAATGAAACCCTGATCGAGAACAGTAAGGTAATTGAAGCACTCCGAAAGGAGGTTCAAGAATTGCAGACGATCATGCAAGACGGACTCGATAACGTGAATGACGATAATCTGGAAACATTACGGAAAAGTGATCAGTACTTGAGGCATGAGCTGAGAAAATCTACAGCTGCTTACGTGGAATTGCAGGAACAGATGAACGAATTGCTGGCAAGGAACCATGAACTTTCGAAGAAGATCACCATTCTATCGAATCGGTTACGAGATAATGGACTGAACGATTCTATCTTAATGAACGAAGAGTTCCAGTCGATGGTTATTGTAAAGAAGAAAACACAGTCGTATCAAGCCATACTGAAATATCGGCACGAGGATGAGAACAAGATCATTCAACGATTAGTGACGGACTTAAAACCAAGAACTGCTGTGACGTTGATGCCAAGTTTGCCGGCCTATGTGGTGTTCATGTGCATAAGATACACCGATTCGGTTAATACGGATGATCACGTGCGATCTCTACTGACGAGGTTTTTGCAGACAATCAAACGGTTGTACAAGCTGCCCAACGTTGTCGAAGTTCGAGTCATGTGGCTAGTCAATACCCTCAC CCTTCACCATCTGCTGAAACAATTCGGTGGCTATGCGGATTACATGAAGTACAACACCGAGGAGCAGAATCAGCAGCAGCTGAAGAACTTCGACCTGTCCGAGTACCGGCAAGTGATCTACGAGTTGATCATCCTGATGCATGGCGTTCTGCTGCGACAGGTACAGGAATCGATCAAGAAGTTTATCGTACCTGCCATCCTGGACCACGATGAAACGGCCCGGGGCAAGAATCGAGGTCGGACGATGTCGCTGGATACGTCGCCGGAGCAGAGTCGGGAACCGAAGTCTTTGGTACAGCAGTTGGACATTTTCTACAAACATTTGATCAGTTTCGGCATGGAGAGTCAGTACATCGAGCAGATTTGCAAACAG